A portion of the Syntrophobacterales bacterium genome contains these proteins:
- a CDS encoding putative DNA binding domain-containing protein: MSDFDWILHQEEGQFFERKSCFDRSQDKVRRRPVRDVAWDVAETLAAMANADGGTLVLGIEDDGAVSGADYPEDRLKILHSAPKTHIKPAVKARIRENNLDGKPVLLFEVDWSMEAHQLTDGRYLLRIDDKNIPFPAADIEAMKEGKRRRVTETRFVSEATLADLDLALIDRLGERQGMRASSEEILAHYRLAEGRNGKTVLTMAALLLFGKAPGRWHPRCGIDFVKYEGTERRVGAALNIIKRERIEGPLVLLIEKAYETIRPHLRERQRLVDLFFEEKLEYPTFAWQETIVNAVAHRDYRYEGLGIEIWMFDDRLEIRSPGELVEPVTLERLLRRERIHASRNPRIVRVLSDFGYMREQGEGIPRIFEAMERDGLYPPGIRLEAEAIFTVTLRNTVAYSPETLRWLVQFEPQGLNGNQKRILVYAKEHQNAFTSREYQKLVGADIYQASRDIKDLIGKGLVKLPRKGGRIYELLPVASGATAEKPPEYVALEAVLKENGFIKNEDIRKVLGVSRFSANRIAKRFITEGWLKSEGSKRGRRYISAI, from the coding sequence ATGAGCGATTTTGATTGGATTCTTCATCAAGAGGAAGGGCAGTTCTTCGAGCGGAAGAGCTGTTTTGACCGTTCGCAGGATAAGGTCAGGCGACGACCGGTTCGCGATGTGGCGTGGGATGTGGCCGAGACATTGGCGGCAATGGCGAACGCAGACGGCGGCACGCTGGTACTCGGCATCGAGGATGACGGCGCCGTTTCCGGTGCGGACTATCCGGAAGATCGTCTGAAAATCCTGCACTCGGCCCCAAAAACCCATATCAAACCGGCGGTAAAGGCCCGGATTAGGGAGAACAACCTCGACGGAAAGCCGGTTCTCCTTTTCGAGGTGGACTGGAGTATGGAAGCGCACCAGCTTACCGACGGCCGGTATCTCCTGCGCATCGACGACAAAAACATTCCGTTCCCCGCCGCTGACATTGAAGCCATGAAGGAAGGTAAGCGACGCCGTGTTACCGAAACGCGCTTTGTCTCCGAGGCGACGCTTGCCGACCTCGATCTTGCACTTATCGACAGACTTGGCGAACGGCAGGGGATGAGGGCTTCGTCGGAGGAGATCCTGGCGCATTACCGTCTTGCGGAAGGACGCAATGGCAAGACCGTCCTGACTATGGCAGCGCTTCTGCTTTTCGGCAAGGCCCCGGGGCGCTGGCATCCGCGTTGCGGCATCGATTTCGTCAAGTACGAAGGAACAGAGCGCCGTGTGGGCGCAGCGCTGAACATCATCAAGCGGGAACGGATCGAGGGTCCGCTTGTGCTGCTAATCGAGAAGGCCTACGAGACCATCCGACCGCATCTGCGGGAACGTCAGCGCCTTGTCGATCTTTTCTTTGAAGAGAAGCTTGAATATCCAACCTTTGCCTGGCAGGAGACCATCGTCAACGCCGTCGCCCACCGGGACTATCGTTACGAAGGACTGGGCATCGAGATCTGGATGTTCGACGATCGCCTTGAGATCCGCAGCCCCGGAGAGCTGGTGGAGCCGGTGACGCTGGAGAGACTGCTTAGACGAGAGCGCATTCATGCCTCCCGTAACCCGCGAATCGTGCGGGTGCTAAGCGATTTCGGCTACATGCGCGAACAGGGCGAGGGCATACCCCGCATCTTCGAGGCGATGGAACGCGACGGCCTCTACCCGCCGGGAATCAGGCTGGAGGCAGAGGCCATTTTTACCGTCACGCTGCGGAACACCGTGGCCTACTCGCCCGAAACGCTCCGCTGGCTGGTGCAATTCGAGCCTCAGGGACTCAACGGCAATCAGAAGCGCATCCTGGTCTACGCAAAGGAGCATCAAAATGCCTTTACCAGCAGGGAATATCAGAAACTGGTGGGCGCGGACATCTACCAGGCGTCGCGAGATATCAAGGATCTGATCGGTAAAGGACTCGTGAAATTGCCCCGAAAAGGCGGCCGGATTTATGAGCTTCTTCCGGTCGCTTCCGGAGCAACGGCCGAGAAGCCGCCGGAGTATGTCGCGCTGGAGGCGGTGCTGAAGGAAAACGGTTTTATAAAAAATGAAGACATCCGCAAGGTGTTAGGGGTGTCACGATTTAGTGCCAATCGTATTGCCAAACGGTTCATTACAGAGGGGTGGTTGAAATCGGAGGGCAGTAAACGAGGAAGGCGTTATATTTCAGCAATTTGA
- a CDS encoding Hsp70 family protein, whose amino-acid sequence MKEIQLFTSAMDVKGRTQTTRAFGIDLGTTNSSVAEASWEAGGKPVCRVLEIDQSLWPAGTMTSSLVPSVVAVLDNEGTIIGEGAKRLRTRPQEANLFPERNLFYETKNDMGLRKTYHRAPESFNHASKIAGHLLRFLKDAVCQDEQGKPAHFCVTAPASFQLNQRRDTLLACGYAGINLQDDDLLDEPTAALIDYIISEGSDRIVEAGKTTKCVVFDFGGGTCDVSVLEITGDKKTKQIQMGQIAVSRYHRLGGGDLDAAIVHEHLIPSLLKENNLGPLDLTWAEKKRGLEPQLLGTAEALKEALCREIDRLKKFGKYDEAVKEEVMARQPGITLYLGKSSFHMARPTLTAMQWETILAPFLDRDLLYARQTEFRLTQSILAPLQDALDRAAQKPEEIDFCLMVGGSSLIPQIREAIETFFQKSAVGFFQDPLAIQLSVARGAAWNSLYKALTGQNLICPVLHDALSLVTTGEELFPLIPAQTALPYPAEEAWAQVELVIPAHEDLFTEKLLLKVVSAKDGQAIFHEIWNIPEHVTAGTEIVMEYRLTAGKQFQCRAFLKDDPEAVFEHTVENPFVNVVNPGSIRLLIEEKEEELKKRSGGSPSDRDDFIKLARWYAELNQKERALDWLRSALKSLGKPDVEILNLQGIYYGGLGDHERADKLYREADRATTSWNGPLFNLALSFFRRSMYQEAVDTIEAAIRKGGQKGECLTLKGMCLEKIDPDKGYKPIYLQAIKAFGRPDTLSDWELGWFITAARGAEDEKATQQAEKEKSKRKKKGEPDIDLEAPLPGIKGGLIVRG is encoded by the coding sequence ATGAAAGAAATTCAGTTGTTCACATCGGCAATGGATGTCAAGGGGCGCACCCAGACGACACGCGCCTTTGGCATCGATCTGGGCACCACCAATTCCAGCGTTGCGGAGGCTTCGTGGGAAGCGGGGGGAAAACCGGTCTGCCGAGTTCTGGAGATCGATCAATCGCTCTGGCCGGCGGGAACCATGACGAGCTCCCTCGTGCCTTCGGTGGTGGCTGTTCTGGACAACGAAGGCACGATCATCGGCGAAGGGGCGAAAAGGCTGCGCACCAGACCCCAGGAGGCCAACCTGTTTCCGGAAAGGAACCTGTTTTACGAGACAAAAAACGATATGGGGTTGCGTAAAACCTATCATCGGGCGCCAGAGTCTTTCAATCACGCCTCGAAGATCGCCGGTCACCTTCTCCGATTTCTGAAAGACGCCGTATGTCAGGATGAGCAAGGTAAGCCTGCTCACTTCTGCGTCACGGCGCCCGCCTCCTTCCAGCTCAATCAACGCCGGGATACGCTTCTCGCCTGCGGTTATGCAGGTATCAACCTTCAGGATGACGATCTCCTCGATGAACCCACGGCTGCCCTCATCGACTACATTATAAGCGAGGGGTCCGACCGCATCGTCGAGGCGGGCAAGACAACCAAGTGCGTCGTCTTCGATTTCGGTGGCGGCACCTGCGATGTGTCCGTATTGGAAATCACAGGAGACAAAAAAACGAAACAGATCCAAATGGGCCAGATTGCCGTTTCCCGTTACCATCGCCTGGGAGGCGGGGATCTGGACGCCGCAATCGTCCACGAACACCTGATTCCCTCGTTGCTGAAGGAAAACAACCTGGGGCCGCTTGATCTTACCTGGGCGGAAAAGAAACGTGGGCTCGAACCACAGCTTCTGGGAACGGCGGAAGCCCTGAAAGAGGCCCTCTGCCGAGAGATCGACCGGCTGAAGAAGTTTGGCAAATACGACGAAGCGGTTAAAGAAGAGGTGATGGCGAGACAGCCGGGAATTACGCTGTATTTGGGAAAGAGCTCATTCCACATGGCCCGCCCGACCCTGACCGCGATGCAATGGGAAACTATCCTGGCGCCGTTTCTCGACCGGGATCTCCTCTATGCCAGGCAGACGGAATTCCGTCTGACCCAGTCCATCCTCGCCCCCCTTCAGGATGCCCTGGATCGGGCTGCCCAAAAGCCGGAAGAAATTGATTTCTGTCTCATGGTCGGCGGCAGTTCCCTGATTCCCCAAATACGGGAGGCGATCGAGACATTCTTTCAGAAAAGCGCCGTTGGTTTTTTTCAGGATCCTCTCGCCATCCAACTCTCCGTCGCTCGGGGTGCCGCCTGGAACAGCCTCTACAAGGCCCTTACAGGGCAGAACCTCATTTGCCCCGTCCTCCATGATGCTTTGTCACTGGTCACCACGGGTGAAGAGCTCTTTCCACTTATCCCGGCGCAGACAGCCCTTCCCTATCCTGCTGAAGAGGCCTGGGCTCAGGTGGAACTCGTCATTCCTGCCCACGAGGATCTATTCACGGAGAAGCTGCTTTTGAAAGTCGTGAGTGCAAAGGACGGACAGGCGATATTTCATGAAATATGGAACATCCCCGAGCACGTGACAGCCGGGACAGAGATTGTCATGGAATATCGACTCACGGCGGGCAAGCAGTTTCAATGCCGGGCCTTTCTGAAAGATGATCCGGAGGCCGTTTTCGAACATACCGTGGAGAACCCGTTTGTGAATGTCGTCAATCCCGGCAGCATCCGACTGCTCATCGAAGAAAAGGAAGAAGAGTTGAAAAAGAGGAGTGGCGGATCGCCTAGTGACCGGGATGATTTCATTAAGCTTGCCCGGTGGTACGCCGAGTTGAATCAGAAAGAGAGGGCCTTGGATTGGTTGAGATCGGCTTTGAAAAGCCTCGGAAAGCCCGATGTGGAGATTCTGAATCTTCAAGGAATCTATTATGGAGGACTCGGCGACCATGAGCGGGCAGACAAACTCTACCGGGAAGCGGACCGCGCTACGACATCCTGGAATGGTCCCTTGTTCAACCTGGCCCTGAGCTTTTTCCGAAGATCGATGTACCAGGAGGCGGTCGATACAATCGAGGCGGCGATCAGGAAGGGTGGGCAAAAAGGTGAATGCCTGACGCTGAAGGGAATGTGCCTGGAGAAGATCGATCCCGACAAGGGTTACAAACCCATCTACCTGCAGGCCATCAAGGCTTTCGGCAGACCCGACACCCTGTCCGACTGGGAGCTGGGTTGGTTTATAACGGCGGCACGAGGTGCAGAGGATGAAAAGGCCACCCAACAGGCGGAAAAGGAAAAGAGCAAACGAAAGAAAAAAGGGGAACCGGATATCGATTTGGAGGCGCCACTGCCGGGGATCAAGGGCGGATTGATCGTGAGGGGGTAA
- a CDS encoding UvrD-helicase domain-containing protein: protein MGTWLLPPGDLTPDQTRAVEMKPDQNRVVFGIAGSGKTQVLIHRASYLAKTYKVPSEKYRVFVFTNVIKQYIKSGIQFLGLPDETVSTFDHWCRLIYEREISKSLPWAGRTIDFEKIRLSVLERLKTRPALQKTLDFILVDEGQDLSPQAFEIISLAARHVTVFADRMQQIFEEGAGEEQILARMGLRKENATLLGAYRNSPYVAQLAAYFIPDPVRRGHYLSQIGTQQLTKERPLCFIASNHDEEMDRMAEVIRQRQLRNERVGIVVPKNKQVHGFATAMQERGIDIEKAVPPKRPGMPADFDFGNNLPKIATYHSAKGLTFDSVLLPKITASAFDNIHDSRLKQRMLFVGVARATQWVYLSTTKGMELEEFSLLKDAAAKNHLTIQDGKTSPIKPKTAQPDNDYDAPF from the coding sequence ATGGGAACATGGCTCTTGCCACCGGGAGATCTAACGCCGGACCAGACCCGGGCCGTTGAAATGAAGCCGGATCAAAACCGTGTCGTCTTCGGAATTGCCGGATCCGGAAAAACGCAGGTTCTGATCCATCGGGCGAGCTACCTGGCCAAGACATATAAAGTTCCTTCGGAAAAATACAGGGTCTTCGTCTTCACAAACGTCATCAAACAGTACATCAAATCGGGGATTCAATTCCTGGGACTCCCTGATGAGACGGTCAGCACCTTCGATCACTGGTGCCGCCTCATCTACGAGAGGGAAATATCGAAAAGCCTCCCTTGGGCAGGGAGAACCATCGATTTTGAAAAGATCCGTCTATCCGTCCTGGAGCGCTTGAAGACGCGTCCTGCTCTTCAAAAGACCCTGGATTTCATCCTTGTGGATGAAGGGCAGGATTTGAGCCCACAGGCCTTTGAAATCATTTCCTTGGCGGCACGGCATGTCACCGTCTTCGCCGACCGGATGCAGCAGATATTTGAAGAGGGCGCCGGGGAAGAACAGATCTTGGCAAGGATGGGACTCAGGAAGGAAAACGCCACGCTGTTGGGAGCTTATAGAAACTCACCCTATGTGGCTCAACTGGCGGCATATTTTATACCCGACCCCGTACGTCGCGGACATTATCTTTCTCAAATCGGTACGCAGCAACTGACGAAGGAACGGCCGCTCTGCTTTATCGCCAGCAATCATGACGAGGAGATGGATCGCATGGCCGAGGTCATTCGACAGCGCCAGTTGAGGAACGAACGTGTCGGCATCGTTGTGCCGAAAAACAAGCAGGTACATGGTTTTGCCACCGCCATGCAGGAGAGGGGGATCGATATTGAGAAAGCCGTACCTCCAAAGAGGCCGGGTATGCCGGCGGATTTTGATTTTGGCAACAACCTTCCCAAGATCGCAACGTACCACAGCGCCAAGGGCCTTACGTTCGACAGTGTCCTTCTCCCGAAAATAACGGCGAGTGCCTTCGATAATATTCATGACAGCAGGTTGAAGCAACGAATGTTGTTCGTTGGTGTCGCCCGCGCAACCCAGTGGGTTTATCTCAGCACAACAAAGGGTATGGAACTTGAGGAATTTTCTCTTCTCAAAGATGCGGCAGCCAAGAATCACCTGACCATTCAGGACGGAAAAACATCACCGATCAAACCCAAGACGGCGCAACCGGATAACGATTATGACGCTCCGTTCTGA
- the rfbB gene encoding dTDP-glucose 4,6-dehydratase, which produces MDSENLLVTGGCGFIGSNFIRYLLANDNFHGRIVNVDCLTYAGNPENLQGLAEQYPGRYVFEKADICDSPAIQAIFSRYAIDSVCHFAAESHVDRSIKRPEAFIQTNINGTFNLLEAARATASSGKFYLFHHISTDEVYGSLGPDGYFTEETPYRPNSPYSASKASSDHLVRAYHETYGLPTTISNCSNNYGPYQFPEKLIPLVILNALEGKALPVYGDGKNVRDWLYVTDHCEAIAEIMGKGKRGGTYNIGGHAEMENIVIVEMICDLLDEFSPAGNPRRGLITFVKDRPGHDRRYAIDFSKLHRELGWSPRESFATGLRKTVLWYLENRGWGERIRSGAYLNWIQENYGTRPQAAGEAMNGA; this is translated from the coding sequence ATGGACAGCGAAAATCTACTGGTAACAGGGGGATGCGGATTTATCGGGAGCAACTTTATCCGTTATCTGCTGGCAAACGATAATTTTCACGGGCGGATCGTCAATGTTGACTGCCTGACTTATGCGGGAAATCCGGAAAATCTCCAGGGGCTCGCTGAGCAATATCCCGGCAGGTACGTCTTCGAAAAGGCGGATATTTGCGATTCGCCGGCAATCCAGGCGATTTTTTCACGCTATGCAATCGATTCCGTCTGCCATTTTGCCGCCGAGTCGCATGTCGATCGTTCGATAAAAAGACCGGAGGCGTTCATTCAGACCAACATCAATGGTACATTCAATCTGCTGGAGGCGGCCCGGGCAACTGCCTCTTCCGGGAAATTTTATCTCTTCCATCACATCAGCACCGACGAGGTCTATGGCAGCCTCGGTCCGGACGGATATTTTACCGAAGAGACGCCTTATCGTCCGAACAGCCCCTATTCGGCATCCAAGGCATCGTCCGATCACCTGGTGCGCGCCTACCATGAAACGTACGGTCTGCCGACCACAATATCGAATTGTTCAAACAACTACGGCCCTTATCAGTTCCCCGAAAAGCTGATTCCGCTGGTTATTCTCAATGCCCTGGAGGGAAAGGCGCTGCCCGTTTATGGAGACGGAAAAAATGTTCGCGATTGGCTCTACGTCACCGACCATTGCGAGGCAATTGCGGAAATAATGGGAAAGGGAAAGCGGGGTGGGACGTACAACATCGGTGGACATGCGGAGATGGAAAATATTGTTATTGTCGAGATGATCTGTGATCTTTTAGACGAATTTTCGCCTGCCGGAAACCCACGCCGGGGACTGATAACCTTTGTGAAGGATCGCCCCGGACATGATCGCCGCTACGCCATTGATTTCTCTAAACTGCATCGGGAACTGGGTTGGTCCCCGCGGGAGTCGTTTGCCACGGGGCTGAGGAAGACAGTTTTGTGGTATCTCGAAAACCGGGGTTGGGGGGAGAGGATTCGCAGCGGCGCGTATCTGAACTGGATTCAGGAAAACTATGGAACGCGGCCGCAGGCCGCCGGGGAGGCAATGAATGGCGCTTAA
- a CDS encoding enoyl-CoA hydratase/isomerase family protein — MALNYEKEGHIVKVGLNRPKEKNALDPQILMDLHRAWQEINADDEIRVVILYSCLPDIFCSGMDLGSAIPILTKMREPQTEAEKWFDEFGTQVAEAMLKPNIVKKPVIAAVNGYCLTGGFEMVMGADLRLASADAVFQMREASLGIMPTGGSNVYLPRILTPCRAMEVLLTADNFSAHTLYNWGFLNRVVPSGGLMEAALEMAARIAGNGPLAVQGIVRCLRESMDMSYREAFRKELEIGMPVFSSLDAREGIKAMKEKRKPDFPGKYR, encoded by the coding sequence ATGGCGCTTAATTACGAAAAAGAGGGACATATTGTCAAGGTCGGCCTGAACCGTCCGAAGGAGAAAAACGCACTCGACCCGCAGATTCTGATGGATCTGCACCGGGCGTGGCAGGAGATCAATGCCGATGACGAAATCAGGGTCGTCATCCTCTATTCCTGTCTCCCGGATATCTTCTGCTCGGGGATGGACCTGGGTTCGGCGATCCCGATTCTGACCAAGATGCGGGAACCTCAGACCGAGGCGGAAAAATGGTTTGACGAATTCGGAACTCAGGTTGCGGAGGCCATGTTGAAGCCGAACATCGTAAAAAAGCCGGTCATCGCGGCGGTAAACGGTTATTGTCTGACCGGCGGCTTTGAGATGGTGATGGGCGCCGATCTGCGCCTTGCCTCCGCGGATGCGGTTTTTCAGATGCGGGAGGCAAGTCTCGGGATTATGCCGACAGGCGGTTCCAATGTTTACCTGCCCCGCATCCTGACTCCCTGCCGGGCGATGGAGGTGCTTTTGACTGCGGACAATTTCAGCGCCCATACCCTTTATAACTGGGGTTTCCTCAATCGCGTTGTCCCCTCCGGCGGGTTGATGGAGGCGGCGCTGGAGATGGCCGCAAGAATAGCGGGCAATGGGCCCCTGGCAGTTCAGGGGATCGTGCGCTGCTTGCGGGAGAGCATGGACATGAGCTACCGGGAAGCCTTCCGGAAGGAGCTGGAAATCGGAATGCCTGTCTTCAGCAGTCTCGACGCCCGGGAGGGGATTAAAGCCATGAAAGAGAAGCGCAAACCGGATTTCCCTGGCAAGTACCGATGA
- a CDS encoding ferritin family protein translates to MEERLNALEMALKNEMTERNFYLENAARTSNPLGKAMFAQIAEEELEHYERLSQLAEVWKKDQKWPGTVSLQVKNSAVKAVFGTAAKGTANSSGVEDDLKAVRVAIDFEAKGAQFYAELRDKSVEPKEKAFFELLANIEHEHFTSLKDTEEFFVDPGGWFRKQESSGLDGA, encoded by the coding sequence ATGGAAGAACGATTGAATGCACTGGAAATGGCGCTGAAAAACGAGATGACGGAGCGTAATTTCTATCTTGAGAATGCCGCGAGAACGTCAAACCCGCTGGGCAAGGCGATGTTTGCGCAGATTGCCGAAGAGGAGCTCGAGCACTACGAGCGCCTGTCGCAGCTTGCCGAAGTCTGGAAAAAGGATCAGAAATGGCCGGGAACTGTTTCGCTGCAGGTGAAAAATTCTGCGGTGAAAGCGGTTTTCGGAACAGCGGCGAAGGGGACGGCAAACAGCAGCGGCGTTGAAGACGACTTAAAGGCCGTTCGCGTTGCCATTGATTTCGAGGCAAAAGGGGCGCAGTTCTATGCAGAGCTCCGAGACAAATCGGTGGAGCCGAAAGAGAAGGCCTTTTTTGAGCTGCTGGCGAATATCGAGCATGAGCATTTCACCTCCCTGAAGGACACGGAAGAGTTCTTTGTCGATCCGGGTGGGTGGTTCCGGAAGCAGGAATCCTCCGGCCTGGACGGGGCATAG
- a CDS encoding ABC-F family ATP-binding cassette domain-containing protein, with translation MIYIKELSLSFADRKIFDNLNWTIPDRSRVGLVGDNGAGKTTLLKIIAGILEPDKGSIEISNRKKATIGYLPQDLVELDPIPLLEFVRIKSGVFDLEKKLKLCEEALSNSSGNDADHEKLLSDYERSTALFDAKNGYAFEARAKQMLAGFGFQETDFLKNCADFSGGWKMRIMLSVILLSRPDIMLLDEPTNHLDTESMEWMESQLKDYPGMIITITHDRVFLDKITGFIAELSGQKLEIYKGNYTYYLREKQRRKEALKKEMELQKAEIKRIKDFVERFRYKATKANQVQSRLKMLERFDSIREEGEGKTVTIRFPESPKSGKEVLSVSGLAKAYGDHAVFHDLNFTLYRGEKAAVVGMNGAGKSTLSRLLSGAEEPSSGNIAIGLNVKTAFFSQESALNLDYDRTIWEEVNLVGTRSNDQERRNLLGAFLFSGDDVYKKISVLSGGEKSRLALLKILLEDTNLLILDEPTNHLDIKTKEVFQNALLSYGGTILIVSHDRYFLDNLVGRVFELKDGICHEYNGNYSWFIEKRKELESAPSSVLSASPLQKEGNAGVELVQAGGEIKAKKTKEEKRSEAEERNRISKATASLKRELAKTETKISLLEKKKRETEEALCQTEIYQQPELVRQMNLELRSIDGELEDLYYAWNDLTLKIEAWEESAPL, from the coding sequence TTGATTTACATCAAAGAGTTAAGCCTTTCCTTTGCCGACCGGAAGATCTTCGACAATCTCAACTGGACAATCCCTGACCGCAGCCGGGTCGGTCTGGTCGGCGACAACGGAGCGGGGAAAACAACCCTCTTGAAGATAATTGCCGGCATCCTTGAGCCGGACAAGGGTTCAATAGAAATATCCAACCGCAAAAAGGCGACCATAGGCTATCTCCCGCAGGACCTTGTGGAACTTGATCCCATTCCCCTTTTGGAATTTGTCCGGATTAAAAGCGGCGTGTTTGATCTGGAAAAGAAGCTGAAACTCTGCGAAGAAGCCCTTTCCAACTCCAGCGGCAATGACGCTGATCACGAAAAACTTTTATCCGATTATGAACGAAGTACGGCCCTCTTCGATGCGAAAAACGGCTATGCCTTCGAGGCCCGGGCAAAGCAGATGCTCGCCGGCTTCGGCTTTCAGGAAACGGATTTTCTCAAGAACTGCGCCGACTTCTCCGGCGGCTGGAAGATGCGGATCATGCTTTCCGTCATCCTGCTTTCCCGACCGGATATAATGCTCCTCGACGAACCGACCAACCACTTGGACACGGAGAGCATGGAATGGATGGAAAGTCAGCTTAAGGACTATCCCGGCATGATCATTACGATCACCCATGATCGCGTTTTTCTGGACAAAATAACCGGTTTCATCGCCGAGCTGTCCGGTCAAAAACTTGAAATATACAAAGGAAATTACACATATTATCTCAGGGAGAAGCAGCGCCGCAAAGAGGCCCTGAAAAAGGAGATGGAGCTCCAGAAGGCCGAGATCAAACGGATCAAAGACTTTGTCGAGCGGTTCCGTTACAAGGCAACCAAGGCCAATCAGGTGCAAAGCCGCCTCAAGATGCTCGAAAGATTCGACTCTATCCGCGAGGAAGGGGAAGGAAAAACCGTGACGATCCGCTTTCCGGAAAGCCCCAAAAGCGGCAAGGAAGTCCTCTCGGTCAGCGGCCTGGCCAAAGCGTACGGCGATCATGCTGTCTTTCACGATCTCAATTTTACCCTCTATCGCGGAGAAAAGGCCGCAGTCGTGGGAATGAACGGGGCCGGCAAATCCACTCTCTCGCGCCTATTGAGCGGCGCCGAAGAACCGTCCTCCGGAAATATAGCCATTGGCCTGAATGTGAAAACCGCTTTTTTCTCTCAGGAAAGCGCGCTGAACCTAGATTACGACAGAACGATCTGGGAAGAGGTCAATCTCGTCGGCACAAGAAGCAACGACCAGGAACGGCGCAACCTTCTCGGCGCCTTTCTGTTTTCCGGGGATGACGTTTACAAGAAAATCTCCGTCCTCTCCGGCGGCGAAAAATCTCGTCTCGCCCTGTTGAAGATACTCCTCGAAGACACAAACCTCCTGATCCTTGACGAGCCGACAAACCATCTCGACATCAAGACCAAGGAGGTCTTTCAGAACGCCTTGTTGAGTTACGGGGGAACCATCCTGATTGTCTCCCACGACCGCTATTTCCTCGACAACCTCGTGGGACGGGTATTTGAACTCAAGGACGGCATCTGCCATGAGTACAACGGCAACTACTCGTGGTTCATTGAAAAAAGAAAGGAACTGGAGTCAGCGCCGTCTTCTGTCCTCTCCGCTTCGCCCCTGCAAAAAGAAGGCAATGCCGGGGTGGAACTCGTTCAAGCGGGTGGTGAAATAAAGGCAAAAAAGACCAAAGAAGAAAAACGCTCAGAGGCTGAGGAGAGAAACCGCATCTCGAAGGCGACCGCCAGTCTCAAAAGGGAACTGGCCAAAACAGAGACCAAAATCTCTCTCCTTGAGAAAAAAAAACGGGAAACCGAAGAGGCTCTTTGCCAAACGGAAATATATCAGCAACCGGAGCTTGTCCGGCAGATGAACCTCGAACTCAGGTCTATTGACGGGGAGTTGGAAGACCTCTACTATGCATGGAACGATCTCACCCTGAAAATAGAGGCTTGGGAAGAATCAGCGCCCCTGTAA